A section of the Gloeobacter violaceus PCC 7421 genome encodes:
- a CDS encoding DUF2808 domain-containing protein → MLKRLLRWLVAASLVLAAGVSPGQAQSGFCLVGCAQDADLILNYKVEDRSHDYTSDRYFLWIKPQKIAVREVQVIAGPDFDGQFNTKFVEVASRTSGKSYTVEDVNWDRDLRALTVVLAGPIPASEEIQLVLSQVVNPSSEGIYKLNARVLGTEPNPIYRYVGTWAITIE, encoded by the coding sequence GTGCTGAAGCGTTTGCTCCGCTGGTTGGTGGCGGCAAGTTTGGTTCTGGCGGCAGGGGTGTCACCAGGACAGGCGCAGTCGGGCTTCTGCCTGGTGGGCTGCGCGCAGGACGCCGACCTCATCCTCAACTACAAAGTCGAGGACCGCTCCCACGATTACACCTCCGACCGCTATTTCCTGTGGATCAAACCCCAAAAAATCGCCGTGCGCGAGGTGCAGGTTATTGCCGGTCCTGATTTCGATGGCCAGTTCAACACCAAGTTTGTCGAAGTGGCCTCTCGCACCTCCGGCAAGTCCTACACGGTCGAGGATGTGAACTGGGATCGGGATCTGCGCGCCTTGACCGTGGTGCTGGCCGGCCCGATTCCCGCCTCCGAAGAAATCCAACTCGTGCTGAGCCAGGTGGTCAACCCGAGCAGCGAAGGCATCTACAAACTCAACGCCCGCGTTCTGGGCACCGAACCCAACCCGATCTACCGCTACGTGGGCACCTGGGCCATCACCATCGAGTAG
- a CDS encoding YqiA/YcfP family alpha/beta fold hydrolase has protein sequence MHLVYLHGFASGPNSTKGSFLKRRLAEFGYDLHQPDLNAPAFEAMTISSQLAVIARTLEGLTGPVTLLGSSMGGLLAVLQATRDPRIERLVLMAPAFGFARRWQERLGAAAVAEWRRSGKLAVYHYAYRRECRLGFEMLTDALGYDEVQPRRPVPTLILHGRRDEVVDFELSRAFAASRPNVALRPYDTDHAMIDVLEPMWQEIRGFLKLERQGGYPAVRSS, from the coding sequence ATGCACCTGGTCTACCTGCACGGCTTCGCCTCCGGCCCCAATTCCACCAAGGGCAGCTTCCTGAAGCGGCGGCTTGCCGAATTTGGATACGATCTGCACCAACCGGATCTCAACGCCCCCGCCTTTGAGGCGATGACCATCAGTTCACAACTGGCGGTGATTGCGCGCACCCTCGAAGGTCTGACAGGACCGGTCACCTTGTTGGGTTCAAGCATGGGGGGACTGCTGGCAGTGCTGCAGGCGACGCGCGATCCGCGCATCGAACGGCTGGTTTTGATGGCCCCGGCTTTCGGTTTTGCCCGGCGGTGGCAGGAGCGGCTCGGGGCGGCGGCGGTGGCCGAATGGCGCCGCAGCGGCAAGCTCGCGGTTTATCACTATGCCTACCGCCGCGAGTGCCGGCTCGGCTTCGAGATGCTCACCGACGCCCTCGGATACGACGAAGTGCAACCGCGCCGACCGGTGCCGACCCTGATCTTGCACGGTCGGCGCGACGAAGTGGTGGACTTCGAACTCAGCCGCGCCTTTGCCGCCTCCCGGCCCAACGTCGCTTTGCGCCCCTACGATACCGATCACGCCATGATCGATGTCCTGGAGCCGATGTGGCAGGAAATCCGGGGCTTTTTAAAGCTCGAACGGCAGGGCGGATACCCTGCCGTTCGCAGCAGTTAA
- a CDS encoding FG-GAP-like repeat-containing protein has protein sequence MIPRPFHKRTLSGLSAVALLATLLLIGAHITQARTAAERPAPNTQARIGETFGKLPMRFEPNVGQTDSRVQYVSRGPGYSLLLGPTEAVVLLGRADRSKSKLRSSMTAAEQSEPKTAAIRMRLVGANPKARLTGKDVLPGKVNYLAGKDAGKWHTDVDTFERVEARGVWPGIDMVYYGNGRQLEYDFVAAPGADPGRIALDISGARSLRLDGNGDLIIATALGEMRQHRPVVYQQIGGQKRQVAGRYVLNGRKVGFAVGEYDRSLPLVIDPILSYSTFAGGSNQDVGNDVVLGSDGSVYIAGYTLSTNYPVASAYDGGFNGGFDFGDAFVTKLDANGATVVYSTYVGGSGDDFASDLAVLNNEAIVVGSTGLSDFPTTANAFDTSFNGGPYDGFIFKLNAAGNGLVFSTFLGGTLEDNANGVAVGSGGGIYVTGNTGSFDFPVTDGVADTSFNGGSDLFVTRLEAAGNAIRYSTFTGGTLADSGNDIVLGASENVYVVGTTSGAGYPVIPNPGVYDVSFNGGFDVVVTRFNDVGVRVYSTYLGGTGQDSGNAIALGSDGSVYVTGSTASPDFPTTSGAYDTSFNLLPDAFVTRLNAGATALIYSTFLGGTLGDVGLGITLDSAGSAYLTGSTLSTNFPVTFGAYDTSYNGGTSFGDVFVSKLNVLGDRLLYSTFIGGATDDYGSSVVVGSGGRIFIAGATASTKYPTTSGAYDTSFDAVTDVFVSRFLVPVDGDFGANDNADIVWRNFGSGANTVWGMNGTAFSASVPLETVGDLNWRIGGTDDFNADGKLDILWRNQATGQNSVWLMDGTTRTSTATLTAVADLNWQIQGSGDYTGDGKPDILWRNFTTGANTIWKMNGTDFVESIALPAVSDPNWRIGGSADFTGDSKPDILWRNQATGANTVWTMDGTAFVASVTLSAVADLNWRIGGTADYNRDGKPDILWRNYATGANSIWIMNGTTFVSSVALQAVSDLKWEIQAPR, from the coding sequence ATGATACCGAGACCTTTTCATAAACGAACCCTCTCAGGGTTGTCGGCGGTTGCGCTGCTGGCGACGTTGCTGCTTATCGGTGCCCACATCACCCAGGCCAGGACAGCGGCCGAGCGACCTGCTCCCAATACGCAGGCGCGCATCGGCGAAACTTTCGGCAAGCTGCCCATGCGCTTCGAGCCGAATGTCGGCCAGACCGATTCGCGGGTGCAGTACGTCTCCCGCGGTCCCGGATACAGTCTGTTGCTCGGCCCTACCGAGGCGGTTGTGCTCCTGGGCAGAGCGGATCGCTCCAAAAGCAAGCTGCGCTCCTCAATGACCGCCGCTGAGCAATCCGAGCCCAAGACGGCGGCCATCCGCATGCGCCTGGTGGGCGCCAATCCCAAGGCCCGGCTGACCGGCAAAGACGTTTTGCCCGGTAAGGTCAACTATCTGGCGGGCAAGGATGCCGGCAAATGGCACACCGATGTGGACACTTTCGAGCGGGTTGAGGCCCGGGGGGTCTGGCCGGGGATCGATATGGTCTATTACGGAAACGGCCGGCAACTGGAGTACGACTTTGTAGCGGCGCCGGGGGCGGACCCGGGACGGATCGCACTGGACATCTCCGGTGCCCGCAGCCTGCGTCTCGACGGCAACGGCGATCTGATTATTGCCACTGCCCTGGGTGAGATGCGTCAGCATCGGCCTGTCGTCTATCAGCAGATTGGTGGTCAAAAGCGCCAGGTGGCCGGTCGGTATGTGCTGAACGGCCGCAAAGTCGGCTTTGCCGTGGGCGAGTACGACCGCAGCCTGCCGCTGGTCATCGATCCGATCCTCAGCTACTCGACGTTTGCGGGTGGTTCCAACCAGGATGTCGGAAACGATGTGGTGCTCGGCAGCGACGGCAGCGTCTACATTGCCGGCTACACGCTTTCCACCAACTACCCTGTGGCGAGTGCCTACGACGGCGGCTTCAACGGCGGCTTCGACTTTGGGGATGCCTTTGTGACCAAGCTCGACGCCAATGGTGCAACGGTGGTCTATTCCACTTACGTAGGCGGCTCGGGTGACGATTTTGCTTCCGATCTGGCGGTGCTCAACAACGAAGCCATTGTCGTCGGCTCCACCGGTTTATCGGATTTTCCCACCACCGCGAACGCCTTCGACACGTCATTTAACGGCGGCCCCTACGACGGGTTCATTTTCAAGTTGAACGCTGCGGGCAACGGTCTGGTGTTCTCGACGTTTCTGGGAGGCACCCTTGAGGACAACGCCAACGGTGTCGCAGTAGGTAGCGGTGGCGGCATCTACGTGACCGGCAACACCGGCTCCTTCGATTTTCCGGTCACCGACGGCGTGGCCGACACCAGTTTCAACGGCGGTTCCGACTTATTTGTGACCCGCCTTGAGGCCGCAGGCAATGCTATTCGTTATTCGACCTTCACTGGGGGCACCCTGGCCGATTCCGGCAATGATATCGTCCTAGGGGCAAGTGAAAATGTCTACGTAGTCGGCACCACCAGCGGCGCCGGTTACCCGGTGATTCCCAATCCAGGCGTCTACGACGTCTCGTTCAACGGCGGCTTTGACGTGGTGGTAACCCGCTTCAACGATGTGGGCGTGCGCGTCTACTCGACCTATCTGGGCGGCACGGGCCAGGATTCCGGCAACGCCATCGCCCTGGGAAGCGACGGCAGCGTCTACGTAACCGGGTCAACGGCTTCTCCGGATTTTCCGACCACCAGCGGCGCTTACGACACCAGCTTCAACCTGCTGCCCGATGCATTTGTCACCCGCCTGAATGCCGGGGCCACCGCTTTGATCTATTCGACCTTTCTCGGTGGCACCCTCGGTGACGTCGGCCTCGGTATCACCCTCGACAGCGCCGGAAGCGCCTATCTCACCGGCTCGACGCTTTCGACCAATTTTCCGGTGACCTTCGGCGCCTACGACACCAGCTACAACGGCGGCACCTCCTTTGGCGACGTGTTCGTCTCCAAGCTCAACGTTCTGGGCGACCGGCTGCTCTACTCGACGTTTATCGGCGGCGCCACCGACGACTACGGCTCCAGCGTCGTCGTGGGCAGCGGCGGCCGGATCTTTATTGCCGGTGCCACCGCTTCGACCAAGTATCCCACCACCAGCGGCGCCTACGACACCAGCTTCGACGCCGTCACCGACGTGTTTGTCAGCAGATTTCTTGTTCCTGTAGATGGCGACTTTGGTGCCAACGACAACGCCGACATTGTCTGGCGCAACTTCGGCAGCGGGGCCAACACGGTCTGGGGTATGAACGGCACCGCTTTTTCCGCCAGTGTTCCGCTCGAAACCGTCGGCGATCTCAACTGGCGCATCGGCGGTACTGACGATTTCAATGCCGACGGCAAACTGGACATTCTCTGGCGCAACCAGGCTACCGGCCAAAATTCGGTCTGGTTGATGGACGGTACTACGCGCACCAGCACTGCAACGCTCACGGCGGTGGCCGACCTCAACTGGCAAATTCAAGGCTCCGGCGACTACACCGGCGACGGCAAGCCGGATATTCTCTGGCGCAACTTTACCACCGGCGCCAACACCATCTGGAAGATGAACGGCACCGACTTTGTCGAGAGCATCGCCCTACCGGCAGTGAGCGATCCCAACTGGCGCATCGGGGGGTCCGCCGATTTTACCGGCGACAGCAAGCCGGATATTCTCTGGCGCAACCAGGCCACCGGCGCCAACACCGTCTGGACGATGGACGGCACCGCTTTTGTCGCCAGCGTCACGCTCTCGGCTGTGGCCGATCTCAACTGGCGCATCGGCGGCACCGCCGACTACAACCGCGACGGCAAGCCGGACATTCTCTGGCGCAACTATGCCACCGGCGCCAACTCGATCTGGATCATGAACGGCACCACCTTCGTCTCCTCCGTCGCGCTGCAGGCAGTGAGCGACCTCAAGTGGGAGATTCAGGCGCCGCGCTGA
- a CDS encoding pentapeptide repeat-containing protein gives MDELERSYWVLGLESGASPEEVSQAYKDLVFVWHPDRVPTENTRLHQKAVEKLKEINRAYEHLRSHRPSPRKVHQAHQTQPASNFRPVYRPSASATPANAYRPRPAPPPPPPPPPPPPPSRPDMSGADLRGANLKEKDFEGRNLSNANLSGADLSDAFLHKINLSGADLSGANLFRANLLRANLRGANLQDAHLIGADFSGADLSGANLRGAQMSAAGRLMVKLTAAILTGAVMPDGQVHA, from the coding sequence ATGGATGAGCTGGAGCGATCGTATTGGGTGCTTGGGCTGGAGTCTGGCGCTTCCCCGGAGGAAGTGAGCCAGGCTTACAAAGATCTGGTGTTCGTCTGGCATCCCGACCGCGTTCCGACCGAGAACACCCGCCTGCACCAGAAGGCTGTCGAGAAGCTCAAAGAGATCAATCGCGCCTACGAGCACCTGCGCTCGCACCGTCCGTCACCGCGCAAAGTCCATCAGGCCCACCAGACTCAGCCCGCCTCCAACTTCCGGCCGGTGTACCGGCCGAGCGCTTCGGCGACCCCTGCAAACGCCTACCGGCCGCGCCCTGCCCCACCGCCGCCGCCCCCGCCGCCCCCACCACCGCCCCCATCCCGTCCGGACATGAGCGGTGCGGATCTGCGCGGCGCCAATCTCAAAGAAAAAGATTTTGAAGGGCGCAACCTCAGTAACGCCAACTTGAGCGGCGCGGACCTCAGCGACGCGTTTTTGCACAAGATCAACTTGAGCGGCGCGGATCTATCCGGAGCCAACCTCTTTCGGGCGAATTTGCTGCGGGCGAATCTGCGCGGTGCCAACCTCCAGGACGCCCATCTGATTGGCGCGGACTTTAGCGGAGCGGACTTGAGCGGCGCCAACCTGCGCGGTGCCCAGATGAGTGCTGCCGGTCGATTGATGGTCAAGCTTACCGCCGCCATCCTCACCGGTGCAGTCATGCCCGACGGCCAGGTGCACGCCTGA
- a CDS encoding MFS transporter, giving the protein MPPKPERLNLAQKLAYGAGDFGPAVTANLLVFFWLPFLTDAAGLAAGAAGSILAISKIWDAINDPIVGVLTDRTRSRWGRRRPWILLGAIPFGFTFFAQWLVPFAGNAGAAFWYYLAMALLFNSLYTAVNLPYTALTPELTDDYDERTGLSKFRFAFSIGGSLLSGVTFPLILAAFPTRPAFGNALGAGIWAVLAVLPLFWCFFGTRERFATPASERLPLARQLRIALANRPYLDVVGIYLCSWFAVQLIATVVPYYVRYWMNLPDSWLAATIFAIQGTALAMLFVWSALSARLGKKRVFYLGTGFFLLAMLGLMLLSPGQAVWMLVLAVVAGVGVSTVYLIPWSMLPDVIDLDELQTGERREGVFYALLVLLQKVCLAASLLLVGQLLEAAGFDGKAAVQPDSALVVLRLVIGPIPAAAAALGLWFAWRYPITRERHRQILEALAARRPAA; this is encoded by the coding sequence GTGCCCCCTAAGCCCGAACGCCTGAATCTGGCCCAGAAGCTCGCCTACGGGGCGGGGGACTTTGGTCCTGCCGTCACCGCCAATTTACTGGTCTTCTTCTGGCTGCCGTTTTTGACCGACGCCGCGGGCCTTGCCGCCGGTGCGGCGGGCAGCATTCTGGCCATCAGCAAAATCTGGGATGCGATCAACGACCCGATCGTGGGCGTGCTCACCGACCGCACGCGCAGCCGCTGGGGCAGGCGCCGCCCCTGGATTTTGCTGGGGGCCATTCCCTTTGGCTTCACCTTCTTTGCCCAGTGGCTGGTGCCCTTCGCGGGCAACGCGGGGGCCGCCTTCTGGTACTACCTGGCGATGGCGCTGCTGTTCAACAGCCTCTACACCGCCGTCAATTTGCCTTACACCGCCCTCACACCGGAGTTGACCGACGATTACGACGAGCGCACCGGTTTGTCGAAATTTCGCTTTGCTTTTTCAATCGGCGGCAGCCTGCTGTCGGGGGTGACCTTCCCGCTCATCCTCGCGGCCTTTCCCACCCGCCCCGCCTTCGGCAACGCTCTGGGGGCCGGGATCTGGGCGGTGCTCGCGGTGTTGCCGCTATTTTGGTGTTTCTTCGGAACGCGCGAGCGCTTCGCGACTCCTGCCAGCGAGCGCCTCCCGCTTGCCCGGCAATTGCGCATCGCCTTGGCCAACCGGCCCTATCTGGATGTAGTGGGAATTTATCTGTGTTCGTGGTTTGCGGTGCAACTGATCGCCACGGTGGTTCCCTACTACGTCCGCTACTGGATGAACCTGCCGGACAGCTGGTTGGCCGCAACGATCTTCGCCATCCAGGGCACGGCTCTAGCGATGCTGTTCGTCTGGAGCGCCCTCAGCGCCCGCCTGGGCAAGAAGCGGGTCTTTTATCTGGGGACAGGGTTTTTCTTGCTGGCGATGCTCGGCTTGATGTTGCTCAGCCCCGGCCAGGCGGTCTGGATGCTGGTTCTGGCGGTGGTGGCCGGGGTCGGCGTCTCGACGGTCTATTTGATTCCCTGGTCGATGCTGCCGGATGTGATCGACCTGGATGAACTGCAGACCGGCGAGCGCCGCGAGGGCGTCTTCTACGCGCTGTTGGTGCTGCTGCAGAAAGTCTGTCTGGCCGCCAGCCTGCTGCTGGTGGGGCAACTGCTCGAAGCGGCGGGCTTCGACGGCAAGGCCGCCGTCCAACCCGACAGCGCCCTGGTGGTGCTGCGGCTGGTCATTGGGCCGATTCCGGCGGCGGCGGCGGCGCTGGGTTTGTGGTTTGCCTGGCGCTATCCGATTACCCGCGAGCGGCACCGGCAAATTCTCGAAGCGCTGGCGGCGCGCCGCCCTGCCGCCTGA
- a CDS encoding FG-GAP-like repeat-containing protein, which translates to MQSSRAQSADPDILGHWSATKDWGFVAIHAHVLPDGKVLTWGRDWDENQVDGKTTQARVWDPVSDTFVNNNILNSTTNVFCSGHAFLPDGRLLVTGGHLDDDRGLVDTTIYDHITQGWTKVQDMIARRWYPTTTTLGNGEVLVIAGTYAGYQNINQMPQIWKTTGGWRDLVDAQKLPDGTNSLKYGYYPYMFAAPNGQVFYAGPEPDTRYLDTTGTGRWIPVAHTNFNDTRDYGSAASYAPGKVLISGGAGGDLYGPPPTATTEIIDLNAASPLWQQVESMAYPRRHHNLTVLPDGTILATGGNSSPGRYEETAPALPAELWDPATQSWSTLASMPTPRIYHSIAALLPDGRVLSAGGGQGGESAYRPSAEIYSPPYLFRGPRPTVSAAPISVGYGQAFTVQSPEAADIRRVTWVRLSSVTHAFNENQRFNELTFTRSGNTLTVTAPANGNLAPPGHYLLYVLNADGVPSVGRVVRVGTLAPAGDFSGDRKSELVWRNGATGQNSLWLMNNTTFTQSVALPAVSDPNWLITGSGDFDNDGRPDLLWRNRATGENNLWLMNGTVYRTKVTLPLVGTAWQVGGVGDFDGDGRPDIFWRNPSTGQVSAWLMNGTQYLVSRALPSVIDPNWQLVAAGQFNNDAQADLLWRHKQTGANSVWLMSGTALAQSVALPAVSTAWQIGAAGDYNGDGKADIVWRDTTTGANAVWLMNGTAFVQSVGLSAVAAGWQLSGPR; encoded by the coding sequence GTGCAAAGCAGTCGTGCCCAGTCTGCAGATCCGGATATACTCGGCCATTGGAGCGCGACCAAAGATTGGGGTTTTGTCGCCATCCACGCCCACGTACTGCCCGACGGCAAGGTTCTCACCTGGGGTCGCGATTGGGACGAGAATCAAGTCGATGGCAAGACCACACAAGCGCGCGTTTGGGATCCGGTAAGCGACACTTTCGTCAACAACAACATCCTCAACAGCACCACCAACGTCTTTTGCTCCGGGCATGCCTTTTTGCCCGACGGGCGGTTGCTGGTCACCGGCGGCCATTTAGATGACGACCGCGGCCTGGTGGACACGACCATTTACGACCACATCACCCAGGGTTGGACCAAAGTCCAGGACATGATCGCCCGGCGGTGGTATCCGACGACCACCACTTTGGGCAACGGCGAGGTGCTCGTGATCGCCGGAACCTACGCGGGTTACCAGAACATCAATCAGATGCCCCAGATCTGGAAGACGACGGGGGGGTGGCGGGATCTTGTCGACGCCCAAAAGCTGCCGGACGGCACCAACTCGCTGAAGTACGGCTACTACCCGTATATGTTTGCCGCTCCCAACGGCCAGGTCTTCTACGCCGGTCCGGAGCCGGACACCCGCTACCTCGACACCACCGGTACCGGCCGCTGGATCCCGGTGGCGCACACGAACTTTAACGATACGCGCGACTACGGTTCGGCGGCGAGTTACGCTCCCGGCAAAGTACTCATCTCGGGGGGGGCCGGCGGCGACCTGTACGGCCCGCCCCCCACCGCCACCACCGAGATCATCGATCTGAACGCCGCCTCCCCGCTCTGGCAGCAGGTCGAATCGATGGCTTACCCGCGCCGCCACCACAACCTCACGGTGCTGCCGGACGGCACGATCCTCGCCACCGGCGGCAACAGTTCGCCCGGCAGGTACGAGGAGACCGCCCCCGCTCTGCCCGCCGAACTGTGGGACCCGGCCACCCAAAGCTGGAGCACCCTCGCAAGCATGCCCACTCCCCGCATTTATCACTCGATAGCGGCGCTATTGCCGGACGGCCGGGTACTCTCGGCAGGCGGCGGCCAGGGTGGCGAATCGGCCTACCGCCCGAGTGCAGAAATTTATTCGCCGCCCTATCTGTTTCGTGGGCCGCGCCCCACAGTGAGCGCCGCGCCGATTTCTGTGGGCTACGGCCAGGCGTTTACCGTCCAGAGCCCCGAGGCGGCCGATATCCGGCGCGTCACCTGGGTGCGTCTCTCCTCGGTGACCCACGCCTTCAATGAAAATCAGCGCTTCAACGAATTGACCTTCACCCGCTCGGGCAACACCCTCACCGTCACCGCCCCGGCAAACGGCAATCTTGCCCCCCCCGGGCACTACCTGCTCTATGTCCTCAACGCCGACGGCGTCCCCTCGGTGGGGCGGGTGGTACGTGTCGGCACCCTGGCGCCTGCCGGGGATTTTAGCGGCGACCGCAAATCCGAACTGGTCTGGCGCAACGGCGCCACCGGTCAAAACAGCCTCTGGCTGATGAACAACACGACCTTCACCCAGAGTGTGGCCCTGCCCGCTGTCTCCGATCCCAACTGGCTCATCACCGGCAGCGGCGATTTTGACAACGACGGCCGGCCGGACCTGCTCTGGCGCAATCGGGCCACCGGCGAAAACAACCTCTGGCTGATGAACGGCACCGTCTACCGCACCAAAGTCACCCTGCCGCTGGTGGGCACCGCCTGGCAGGTGGGTGGGGTGGGCGATTTCGACGGCGACGGGCGCCCGGACATTTTCTGGCGCAATCCGAGCACCGGCCAGGTGAGCGCCTGGCTGATGAACGGCACCCAGTACCTCGTCTCGCGGGCCCTACCGTCGGTAATCGACCCCAACTGGCAACTGGTGGCAGCAGGACAGTTCAACAACGACGCCCAGGCGGACCTGCTCTGGCGGCACAAGCAGACCGGGGCCAACAGCGTCTGGCTGATGAGTGGCACGGCACTGGCGCAGTCGGTAGCCTTACCGGCGGTCTCGACCGCCTGGCAGATTGGGGCGGCGGGCGATTACAACGGCGACGGCAAAGCGGACATCGTCTGGCGCGACACGACCACCGGCGCCAACGCCGTCTGGCTGATGAACGGCACGGCTTTTGTCCAGTCGGTGGGGCTGTCGGCGGTCGCGGCCGGCTGGCAACTGAGCGGACCGCGCTAG
- a CDS encoding GntR family transcriptional regulator yields the protein MKFRFQLQSDSDVPASTQLLNQISFAIASRQFPPGYQLPSTRQLAMITGLHRNTISKVYHLLEEMGLVEAQAGSGIYVKALGGVGARATALERFPEARALVQKSLDALLACGCSLEQARGLFLAEIDWRLRCGAVLLVAAPARDLGLGELMSWELNRALGIPVQRVALEELDAVLEQTRAGTVVTSRYHLARAAAAAEPRGIRVLPLDITDFSRELALVAALPKDSCLGLVSLSSDLLNAVEMFLHSQHGDDVLVLTTQLEDTPRLRAIVRSAQLIVTDQASYGPVARLIEKLRADLVRPPQLVSCGDYLQPASVAALKRELGLG from the coding sequence ATGAAATTCCGATTTCAGCTCCAAAGCGACAGCGACGTGCCGGCATCGACCCAGTTGCTCAATCAGATCAGTTTTGCCATCGCCTCACGCCAGTTTCCGCCGGGCTACCAGCTGCCCAGCACCCGTCAACTCGCCATGATCACCGGCCTGCACCGCAACACGATCAGCAAGGTCTATCACTTGTTGGAGGAAATGGGTCTGGTCGAAGCCCAGGCCGGTTCCGGGATCTATGTGAAGGCTCTGGGCGGAGTGGGCGCACGCGCCACGGCCTTGGAGCGTTTTCCCGAAGCGCGTGCGCTGGTGCAAAAGAGCCTCGATGCGCTTTTGGCCTGCGGCTGTTCGCTGGAGCAGGCGCGGGGCTTGTTTCTGGCGGAAATTGATTGGCGCCTGCGGTGCGGGGCGGTGCTGCTGGTGGCAGCCCCGGCGCGGGATCTGGGGTTGGGGGAGTTGATGAGTTGGGAGTTGAACCGGGCGCTCGGTATCCCGGTGCAGCGCGTGGCCCTCGAAGAACTCGACGCGGTGCTGGAACAGACCCGGGCCGGCACCGTGGTCACCAGCCGCTATCACCTGGCCCGGGCCGCTGCGGCAGCCGAGCCGCGGGGGATCCGGGTGTTGCCCCTCGACATCACCGACTTCAGCCGCGAACTGGCGTTGGTGGCGGCTCTACCCAAGGACAGCTGCCTGGGTCTGGTAAGCCTCAGTTCCGATTTGTTGAATGCGGTGGAGATGTTTCTGCACAGCCAGCACGGCGACGATGTCCTGGTGTTGACCACGCAACTGGAGGACACCCCTCGCCTGCGGGCGATCGTCCGCTCCGCTCAGCTCATCGTCACCGATCAGGCAAGCTACGGGCCGGTCGCCCGACTCATCGAGAAGCTGCGCGCCGATCTGGTCCGCCCGCCGCAACTGGTCAGCTGCGGCGATTATCTGCAACCGGCCTCCGTCGCGGCGCTCAAGCGCGAACTGGGCCTGGGCTGA
- a CDS encoding polysaccharide deacetylase family protein, which yields MASIPVDLYSGFYTAAHQLLSGIFPDCLWQGDPGVPEVALSFDDGPDPRYTPPLLNVLAHHRVQASFFLLGNRVAASAGIVRDIYEAGHWLGLHGYDHRPFLRTAGLRESLEQSRTLVAAACALEPGHLRDVRPPYGIAAPAVLTALGRWGYRPVMWQVLSDDSQRPGVETVVRRTLAQVRNGSLIVLHDGNDGAGDDVARATDRIVATLLARGYRFVTVERFWQVRTSPK from the coding sequence GTGGCAAGCATCCCAGTGGACCTGTACTCAGGCTTTTATACGGCAGCACACCAGCTCTTGAGCGGCATTTTTCCAGATTGCCTCTGGCAAGGCGATCCGGGTGTGCCGGAGGTGGCGCTCAGCTTCGACGACGGCCCGGATCCGCGCTACACACCGCCGCTGTTGAATGTTCTGGCCCACCACCGGGTGCAGGCGAGTTTCTTTTTGTTGGGCAACCGGGTGGCGGCGTCCGCCGGGATTGTCAGGGACATCTACGAAGCGGGGCATTGGCTCGGCCTGCACGGGTACGACCACCGCCCTTTTTTGCGCACCGCCGGTCTGCGCGAAAGTTTGGAGCAATCGCGCACGCTGGTCGCTGCAGCCTGCGCTCTGGAGCCGGGGCACCTGCGCGACGTGCGTCCGCCCTACGGGATCGCCGCCCCGGCGGTCCTCACCGCTCTGGGCCGGTGGGGATACCGTCCGGTGATGTGGCAGGTGCTCTCGGACGATTCGCAGCGGCCCGGCGTCGAGACTGTCGTGCGGCGCACCCTCGCCCAGGTGCGCAACGGCTCGCTGATTGTGCTCCACGACGGCAACGACGGGGCCGGTGACGATGTCGCCCGCGCGACCGACCGCATCGTGGCAACGCTCCTGGCGCGCGGCTATCGGTTTGTGACGGTGGAGCGTTTCTGGCAAGTGCGCACCTCACCGAAGTAG
- a CDS encoding alpha/beta fold hydrolase: MSRIDKYTTSISFDDWGQGEPAVLLLPGWCVSRSAFDALGQEISQHRRVLNLELRSHGESESLNSDFSTADLVADALALVEAGGARQVIPLSLSHAGWVAIEQCRQQNQDRQAVRSCLQQKMGDNF, translated from the coding sequence TTGTCCAGAATCGATAAGTACACTACCAGCATCTCCTTCGACGACTGGGGTCAGGGTGAACCGGCGGTGCTGCTGCTGCCCGGCTGGTGCGTCAGCCGCTCCGCCTTCGACGCCCTCGGCCAGGAAATCAGTCAGCACAGGCGCGTTCTCAACCTGGAGCTGCGAAGCCACGGCGAGTCAGAATCACTCAACAGTGATTTTTCCACAGCGGACCTGGTGGCCGACGCCCTCGCCCTGGTGGAGGCCGGCGGTGCGCGGCAGGTGATTCCTTTGAGCCTTTCGCACGCTGGTTGGGTGGCCATCGAGCAGTGCCGACAGCAGAACCAGGACCGGCAGGCCGTCCGCTCCTGCCTCCAGCAGAAAATGGGCGACAACTTCTGA